The segment ACCCCCAACCCCTTAAAGGGATGGGGAGAAGAGGGTGAGAAAGGGCGGGAGGCCACCGCTCCCGGCTCGCCCCTCAGGAATCATGTGGATAATTATCTCAGAACGAGGAGACTGGTCGCCCTTCGGTAAGGAGACCTTGGGAGGTTGGCCCTTCAGCTCCGGGGAGTGCGGAAGCGGCGGGGTTCGATGCCGTAGCGCCTGATTTTGTAGCCCAGGATGCGGAGCGAGGTGTCCAGGTAGTGGGCCGCCTTGGACTGATTGCCCTTGCAGGCGATGAGGGCCTCGGTGATGAGCTCCCGCTCCAGGGTCTCCACCTGGGCCGCCAGGCTGAGGCGCACCGGACAGGAATCCCCTTCCCCCACCGGCGCCCGCTCGGAGAAGCGCACCTGCAGGGTGGGGGGGAAATGGGAGGCCAGGATGGTGTCGCCGTCGCACACCAGCAGGGCCCGCTCGATGACGTTTTCCAGCTCCCGGACGTTCCCCGGCCAGTTGTAGTGCATCAACAGATCCAGGGCCCCCTGGGAAACGCGGCTCACCTCCTTGCCGTTGGCCTTGCCGAACTTGGCAAGGAAGTGCTCCACCAGGGCCGGGATGTCGCTTTTGCGGTCCCGCAAGGGCGGGAGATAGATGGGAAAGACGTTGAGGCGGTAGTAGAGGTCCTCCCGAAAGGAACCCTCGGCCACCAGCTTTTCCAGGTCCCGGTGGGTGGCGGCCAAAAGGCGCACATCGGCCTTCAGGGTGGCGGTGCCGCCCAGGCGGGAGAACTCCCGCTCCTGGATGACCCTGAGGAGCTTGAGCTGCACCGAGGGGGAGAGGTCGCCGATTTCGTCCAGGAAGATGGTGCCGCCCTGGGCCTGCTCAAAGCGGCCGATCTTGCGCTGGAGGGCCCCGGTGAAGGCCCCCCGCTCATGGCCGAAGAGCTCGCTCTCCACCAGGGTCTCCGGCAGGGCTGCCAGATTCACTTTGATGAAGGGCTTGTCCGCCCGGCTGCTGTTGTAGTGGATGGCGTTGGCCACCAGCTCCTTGCCGGTGCCGCTCTCCCCTCGGATGAGGATGGTGGCGTTGCTCTTGGCCACCCGCTGGATCATCTCAAAGACCTGGCGCATGCGGCCGGAGGTGCCCACCAGGTTGCCCACCTGATAGCGCTCCTGCAGGGCTCCCTTGAGCTGCAGGTTTTCATCCCGGAGGAGTTCCTTTTCCCGGTCCAGGAGCATGAGGTTGTTGCCCGCCTGGGCGATGATGGAGGCGATGATGGTAAGCAAGCGCACATCCCGGTCCAGGTCCAGGTCCTGATAGCGCCGGTCCACGCTCAAGGCGCCGATGGTCTGTTGGTTGATCTTGATGGGCACGCAGATGAAGGAGATTTCGTCCTTTTCCCGGCCCCGGGTGCGGGTGCGGTTGAGGAACAAAGGCTCCTGGCTCACCCGGGGCACCACCATGGGCTCGCCGGTTTCCACCACCCGGCCGGTGATGCCTTCCCCCAGCTTGTAACGGCCCCGGCGGCGGGCCTCGGCGCTCAGACCCTGGGCCACCTCGATCTGAATCTCGTTGGTTTCGGGGTTGAGGATGGTGATGGTGCCCCGCTCCATGCCGGCTTCGGTGGCCAGGACCTTGAGCATCTGCTGCAGGTTGCGGGGCAAGGGGCCCGGGGCGTTCAGGATCTGGGTGATTTCAAAGAGGAGGGCCAAATCGTCCATATGGGATTCGCAGCCAATGAATACAGAATTGCAACATAGTATATACCGATACTAAAAATCTTATGCCATTTTCGTTGAGCAGGCAAGAAATATTTACTAAAATGTAAAGAAATGGGAGAGAGGGCCAGGGGTCGTGGCCCCTTGCCCCCTCTCCCATACCTCCTCCCCCAACCCCATAAAGGGGGTTGGGAGGGGAGCCTGAGGGGAGGGTGGGGGAGCCACTGCTCCCCCAGCCCTCCCCTCAGCACTTCTCAGGCCGGGGCCGTGAGGCAGGCCGCGATCTCCCGGGCCTGGGCCATCAGCTCCGGCCGGCGGCCGGCCTCCCCGGCCTCGCTCAGCCCCAGACCCCTGAGGAGATAGATGGGCCCGAAGCCGAAGTGCTTCAGCCAGCGCTCGTAGCGGGGGAAGATGTCGGCGAACATCTCCTCCGGCGGCGCCCCCTGGGTGAGGATGACCACGGCCCGTTTCCCCGGGCTGAGGCGGCTGGTGAAATCCGGGTTGGCCAGGGCGTAAAGGCGGTCGAAGAAGCACTTCATCTGGCCGGAAAGGTCCCCGAAATAGACCGGGGAGGCCAACAGCAGCACGTCCGTTTCCCGCAGGGCCGCATAGATGGGGGTGAAGTCGTCCTCCAACACGCAGGCCTCCGCCTCGGCCTTGCAGGCGCCGCAGCCCTGACAGCCCTGGAACTCCAGGCGGTTCAACTCATACACCTGGACCTCGGCCCCGGCCGCCTCCAGGCCTGCCAGGACCTCCCGGGCCAGGGTGGCGCTGTTGCCTTGGGAGCGGGGACTGCCCAATACGGCTAGTACTTTCATGGAGTCTCCTTTCGGGAGAGGGGGCCAGGGTGCGGTGACCCCCTGCCCCCTCTCCCGAGCCCTCTCCCCCATCCCCATACAGGGGGTGGGGAGGGAAGCCTGAGGGGAGGGTGGGGGAGCCACTGCTCCCCCAGCCCTCCCCTCAGATGATTATATCACCGTGGCCCCCAGAATGCGGGGCATGTATTTCAGGGCAAAGGCATGGGCTTCGGGGTCAAAGTCCGCCACCCCGTCCCGGTAGACGATGGCCTGAATGCCCATTTCAAAGAGGCCCCGGACGGTTTCGAGCACGCAGATGGAGGTGCACACCCCCACCACCCCCGCCTGGGTGACGCCTTCCCGGCGCAGCCGCTGTTCCAGATCGGTGCCGCTGAAGGGGCTGTAGCGGGTCTTCTCCACGATGATGTCCCCCGGCGCCGGGGCCAGCTCCGGGATGATGGCCGCGCCCCAGGTGCCTTTGATGGCGTGAGGGGGAAAACGCTGAAATTCGGGGTCATCCGGGGCATGGGCGTCGCAGAGGTAAAAGACGAGACCCCCCTGGGCCCGGGTCTCGC is part of the Desulfobaccales bacterium genome and harbors:
- a CDS encoding sigma 54-interacting transcriptional regulator, translated to MDDLALLFEITQILNAPGPLPRNLQQMLKVLATEAGMERGTITILNPETNEIQIEVAQGLSAEARRRGRYKLGEGITGRVVETGEPMVVPRVSQEPLFLNRTRTRGREKDEISFICVPIKINQQTIGALSVDRRYQDLDLDRDVRLLTIIASIIAQAGNNLMLLDREKELLRDENLQLKGALQERYQVGNLVGTSGRMRQVFEMIQRVAKSNATILIRGESGTGKELVANAIHYNSSRADKPFIKVNLAALPETLVESELFGHERGAFTGALQRKIGRFEQAQGGTIFLDEIGDLSPSVQLKLLRVIQEREFSRLGGTATLKADVRLLAATHRDLEKLVAEGSFREDLYYRLNVFPIYLPPLRDRKSDIPALVEHFLAKFGKANGKEVSRVSQGALDLLMHYNWPGNVRELENVIERALLVCDGDTILASHFPPTLQVRFSERAPVGEGDSCPVRLSLAAQVETLERELITEALIACKGNQSKAAHYLDTSLRILGYKIRRYGIEPRRFRTPRS
- a CDS encoding flavodoxin family protein, with translation MKVLAVLGSPRSQGNSATLAREVLAGLEAAGAEVQVYELNRLEFQGCQGCGACKAEAEACVLEDDFTPIYAALRETDVLLLASPVYFGDLSGQMKCFFDRLYALANPDFTSRLSPGKRAVVILTQGAPPEEMFADIFPRYERWLKHFGFGPIYLLRGLGLSEAGEAGRRPELMAQAREIAACLTAPA
- a CDS encoding isochorismatase family cysteine hydrolase, whose amino-acid sequence is MSRKALLVTDMLNDFIDPKGALYVGEAGRQIIPFIAGKIGETRAQGGLVFYLCDAHAPDDPEFQRFPPHAIKGTWGAAIIPELAPAPGDIIVEKTRYSPFSGTDLEQRLRREGVTQAGVVGVCTSICVLETVRGLFEMGIQAIVYRDGVADFDPEAHAFALKYMPRILGATVI